A window of Adhaeribacter arboris genomic DNA:
GCATTTATATGCCCTGGGATTTGCGAAAGAAGCCATCAAAATTACGGTGCAAGACGATGTATTATACATAAGCGGCACCCGTACCATCGATGAAAATAATTCCCCAAACTTTAGCCATCAAGAATACCCAATTAAATCATTCGAAAGAATTTTAAATTTAAATGGTCAAGTAGATACCACAAAAATTACAGCGAAACAAGTAGAAGGAATATTAATTGTTACTTTACCCAAAAACGCCGCGGCCCAACAACCAGCCCAGGAAGTTACAGTTAGTTAGGTTATTTAGTGAGATTAGAATTACCATAGCCAAGGATAAAGCTGCGTAAGCTAAACCTTGGCTATTTTTTTAATTCAAATTCAGCAAAGCTATGACATTCCATTTTAAGTTAGTCGTGTTACTATTGCTAGCTGCTTAATTAAGATAAAAAATTTAGAATAGAAAAATAAATAAGAAGTACGTTCAGGGATACTGGAAAGAACCTTAAATTTCTATTTAACATAATATAAATTATAAGACAAAAGATAGTTTACAAAAATTAAGCTTAAAGTTTAGCTACCTAAATTTAGAGCAAATTTCAAGGATAATTTTTTTAACAAATTGAAAAATTATCCTTGAAACCTGCTATTACTTAGTATTTTTGCCAACGATATATCTTCAAAAAATTAACTTTTTGACCGATAATAATTGGTTCCATTACCTGTCGCAGATATAATTTAATGCTCTAACCAAAGCTTGAAAATTATTTAAAATTTTTCGTCGCGAAATATTGTGTAGCTAAATAACTACATTTATATTTGTAGTCAAATAACTACATAATGAATTTAAGACGAGATGTATTTCAAGCCATAGCAGATCCGACCAGAAGAACGATCCTGTTGTTGGTAGCTTCGCAGTCCATGACGGCCGGCGCTATAGCGGCTAACTTTGACACTGCCCGACCAACTGTTTCCAAACACTTGCAAATTCTCACTGAATGTGAATTGCTTAAACAAGAGCAAAACGGCAGAGAAATTTACTATCACTTAAATCCCCAAAAAATGAAAGAAATAGCCGACTTTATTGAACCGTTCCGCCAAATGTGGGATGACCGGTTTAACAAATTAGAAACCATCATGAAGAAATACAAACCAAATAAGTAGCATAAAATGGAGCGAAAAACAAAAATTCATGCCGAAGCTGGGAAACACGATTTAGTAATTACCAGGGAATTTGATTTACCCTTGGAACTACTTTTTAAAGCGCACGTGGAACCGGAAATTGTGGAGCAATGGATGGCAACGAAAGTGCTGAAACTCGAAAGTAAAAAGCACGGCAGCTGGCAATTCCAAACAACCGATACGCAAGGAAATGTGGTGTTTGGGGCCCACGGAGTATTCCATG
This region includes:
- a CDS encoding SRPBCC domain-containing protein gives rise to the protein MERKTKIHAEAGKHDLVITREFDLPLELLFKAHVEPEIVEQWMATKVLKLESKKHGSWQFQTTDTQGNVVFGAHGVFHEFVPNQKITRTFEMDNAPFGVQLEFLEFEQFPDDTSKLTMHIVYKSVDHRNKMLKLPFAQGLNMAHNRLQDIVNKLK
- a CDS encoding ArsR/SmtB family transcription factor, which gives rise to MNLRRDVFQAIADPTRRTILLLVASQSMTAGAIAANFDTARPTVSKHLQILTECELLKQEQNGREIYYHLNPQKMKEIADFIEPFRQMWDDRFNKLETIMKKYKPNK
- a CDS encoding Hsp20/alpha crystallin family protein; translated protein: MYRNYNTARDAQGCGSGFGKASFFGHHRFRNNYFRRPKYNIPLNIIDNESAFEVHLYALGFAKEAIKITVQDDVLYISGTRTIDENNSPNFSHQEYPIKSFERILNLNGQVDTTKITAKQVEGILIVTLPKNAAAQQPAQEVTVS